In a genomic window of Bradyrhizobium sp. LLZ17:
- a CDS encoding Ig-like domain-containing protein has translation MSPATRPPPTTASRSTRARPSPSTPSRSTTSSTPWSRNPPWTISGATTGVEAGQTVTVSLNGHDYTGTVAADHTWSTSVAQADVAALSDGGSYTVHASVSDVAGNPAAADHSLAVDESAAITINTIALDDVVNALESQSALTISGATTGVEAGQTVTVSLNGHDYTGTVAADHTWSTSVAQADVAALSDGGSYTVHASVSDVAGNPAAADHSLAVDESAAITINTIALDDVVNALESQSALTISGATTGVEAGQTVTVSLNGHDYTGTVAADHTWSTSVAQADVAALSDGGSYTVHASVSDVAGNPAAADHSLAVDESAAITINTIALDDVVNALESQSALTISGATTGVEAGQTVTVSLNGHDYTGTVAADHTWSTSVAQADVAALSDGGSYTVHASVSDVAGNPAAADHSLAVDESAAITINTIALDDVVNALESQSALTISGATTGVEAGQTVTVSLNGHDYTGTVAADHTWSTSVAQADVAALSDGGSYTVHASVSDVAGNPAAADHSLAVDESAAITINTIALDDVVNALESQSALTISGATTGVEAGQTVTVSLNGHDYTGTVAADHTWSTSVAQADVAALSDGGSYTVHASVSDVAGNPAAADHSLAVDESAAITINTIALDDVVNALESQSALTISGATTGVEAGQTVTVSLNGHDYTGTVAADHTWSTSVAQADVAALSDGGSYTVHASVSDVAGNPAAADHSLAVDESAAITINTIALDDVVNALESQSALTISGATTGVEAGQTVTVSLNGHDYTGTVAADHTWSTSVAQADVAALSDGGSYTVHASVSDVAGNPAAADHSLAVDESAAITINTIALDDVVNALESQSALTISGATTGVEAGQTVTVSLNGHDYTGTVAADHTWSTSVAQADVAALSDGGSYTVHASVSDVAGNPAAADHSLAVDESAAITINTIALDDVVNALESQSALTISGATTGVEAGQTVTVSLNGHDYTGTVAADHTWSTSVAQADVAALSDGGSYTVHASVSDVAGNPAAADHSLAVDESAAITINTIALDDVVNALESQSALTISGATTGVEAGQTVTVSLNGHDYTGTVAADHTWSTSVAQADVAALSDGGSYTVHASVSDVAGNPAAADHSLAVDESAAITINTIALDDVVNALESQSALTISGATTGVEAGQTVTVSLNGHDYTGTVAADHTWSTSVAQADVAALSDGGSYTVHASVSDVAGNPAAADHSLAVDESAAITINTIALDDVVNALESQSALTISGATTGVEAGQTVTVSLNGHDYTGTVAADHTWSTSVAQADVAALSDGGSYTVHASVSDVAGNPAAADHSLAVDESAAITINTIALDDVVNALESQSALTISGATTGVEAGQTVTVSLNGHDYTGTVAADHTWSTSVAQADVAALSDGGSYTVHASVSDVAGNPAAADHSLAVDESAAITINTIALDDVVNALESQSALTISGATTGVEAGQTVTVSLNGHDYTGTVAADHTWSTSVAQADVAALSDGGSYTVHASVSDVAGNPAAADHSLAVDESAAITINTIALDDVVNALESQSALTISGATTGVEAGQTVTVSLNGHDYTGTVAADHTWSTSVAQADVAALSDGGSYTVHASVSDVAGNPAAADHSLAVDESAAITINTIALDDVVNALESQSALTISGATTGVEAGQTVTVSLNGHDYTGTVAADHTWSTSVAQADVAALSDGGSYTVHASVSDVAGNPAAADHSLAVDESAAITINTIALDDVVNALESQSALTISGATTGVEAGQTVTVSLNGHDYTGTVAADHTWSTSVAQADVAALSDGGSYTVHASVSDVAGNPAAADHSLAVDESAAITINTIALDDVVNALESQSALTISGATTGVEAGQTVTVSLNGHDYTGTVAADHTWSTSVAQADVAALSDGGSYTVHASVSDVAGNPAAADHSLAVDESAAITINTIALDDVVNALESQSALTISGATTGVEAGQTVTVSLNGHDYTGTVAADHTWSTSVAQADVAALSDGGSYTVHASVSDVAGNPAAADHSLAVDESAAITINTIALDDVVNALESQSALTISGATTGVEAGQTVTVSLNGHDYTGTVAADHTWSTSVAQADVAALSDGGSYTVHASVSDVAGNPAAADHSLAVDESAAITINTIALDDVVNALESQSALTISGATTGVEAGQTVTVSLNGHDYTGTVAADHTWSTSVAQADVAALSDGGSYTVHASVSDVAGNPAAADHSLAVDESAAITINTIALDDVVNALESQSALTISGATTGVEAGQTVTVSLNGHDYTGTVAADHTWSTSVAQADVAALSDGGSYTVHASVSDVAGNPAAADHSLAVDESAATLAVTAIAPDNGTSGSDFITNTTTVSVSGTIDVADASRSVTVKDGTTTLGTTTADASGNWTLAGVTLAPGSHSLTASATDVAGNLGTSTAQSVTIDTTAPTLAVTAIAPDNGTSGSDFITNTTTVSVSGTIDVADASRSVTVKDGTTTLGTTTADASGNWTLAGVTLAPGSHSLTASATDVAGNLGTSTAQSVTIDTTAPTLAVTAIAPDNGTSGSDFITNTTTVSVSGTIDVADASRSVTVKDGTTTLGTTTADASGNWTLAGVTLAPGSHSLTASATDVAGNLGTSTAQSVTIDTTAPTLAVTAIAPDNGTSGSDFITNTTTVSVSGTIDVADASRSVTVKDGTTTLGTTTADASGNWTLAGVTLAPGSHSLTASATDVAGNLGTSTAQSVTIDTTAPTLAVTAIAPDNGTSGSDFITNTTTVSVSGTIDVADASRSVTVKDGTTTLGTTTADASGNWTLAGVTLAPGSHSLTASATDVAGNLGTSTAQSVTIDTTAPTLAVTAIAPDNGTSGSDFITNTTTVSVSGTIDVADASRSVTVKDGMTTLGTTTADASGNWTLAGVTLAPGSHSLTASATDVAGNLGTSTAQSVTIDTTAPSSLATKTLSLAAGSDSGSSSSDNITNVNTPSVTVSSLAGTAMAVGDIIKIIDTSNGNAVVGSYTVVSGDLTGGTWNGTTKNITTSTLTDGAHNLKVELVDLAGNVGTVSTAALGVTIDTSAGAPSALDLAAADDTGSSNTDNITKNTSALTISGSGENGATVTLFDDANNNGVVNAGESLGTATVSGGTFTLDVSLAASATHNIRAIQTDVAGNVSIASTSHALDITVDTTAPNAPSSLSYNQTTHTITGSAEANSTITVTVQGTNEGTGTTGTGGTFSVPLAPTWPGTKSISVTATDAAGNTSSAGAISSQYPAGVTGSEINLALDNPHDGIGEFTVSIHGLPSGWSLDAGNRVDGDTWTLVSNDLSSLMVMPDSGFIGALVLQVQETWTYQDGTGGYALILNNVEAYAPGSPIFAISGDDNLTASSGHDLLVFSQPIGNDVVHSFDVSADTLDLIGYSGFTTFVDLQAHTADDASGNAVITVTDGQTITLEGVHAADLTSSNFEFDVTPTTENPGAMTIGDGAMLPLTGEIHNTGTISLQSTGDQTTLELIEHGITLDGGGQLVLSDDADNYVVGSVSDVTFTNVDNTISGAGHLGDGMMILVNEGTIIANVTNSLEIDTGTNTIVNSGTLEATGSGGLVIESAVANSGLLWANGGTVTAQAEVTGSGTAEISGTGTMEFGAASSANVIFDATATGHLILDDAFHFTGTVGGLAANDDIDLKGFAFGAGTTVTFAENQAGSGGTLTVSDGGHTANIVLLGQYDPTGFNEKADTTTGTVISYDPHHIA, from the coding sequence ATGTCGCCGGCAACCCGGCCGCCGCCGACCACAGCCTCGCGGTCGACGAGAGCGCGGCCATCACCATCAACACCATCGCGCTCGACGACGTCGTCAACGCCCTGGAGTCGCAATCCGCCCTGGACCATCAGCGGCGCCACCACCGGCGTCGAGGCCGGCCAGACCGTCACCGTCAGCCTCAACGGCCACGACTACACCGGCACCGTTGCCGCCGATCACACCTGGTCGACCTCGGTCGCGCAGGCCGACGTCGCCGCGCTCAGCGACGGCGGCTCCTACACCGTGCATGCCAGCGTTTCGGATGTCGCCGGCAACCCGGCCGCCGCCGACCACAGCCTCGCGGTCGACGAGAGCGCGGCCATCACCATCAACACCATCGCGCTCGACGACGTCGTCAACGCCCTGGAGTCGCAATCCGCCCTGACCATCAGCGGCGCCACCACCGGCGTCGAGGCCGGCCAGACCGTCACCGTCAGCCTCAACGGCCACGACTACACCGGCACCGTTGCCGCCGATCACACCTGGTCGACCTCGGTCGCGCAGGCCGACGTCGCCGCGCTCAGCGACGGCGGCTCCTACACCGTGCATGCCAGCGTTTCGGATGTCGCCGGCAACCCGGCCGCCGCCGACCACAGCCTCGCGGTCGACGAGAGCGCGGCCATCACCATCAACACCATCGCGCTCGACGACGTCGTCAACGCCCTGGAGTCGCAATCCGCCCTGACCATCAGCGGCGCCACCACCGGCGTCGAGGCCGGCCAGACCGTCACCGTCAGCCTCAACGGCCACGACTACACCGGCACCGTTGCCGCCGATCACACCTGGTCGACCTCGGTCGCGCAGGCCGACGTCGCCGCGCTCAGCGACGGCGGCTCCTACACCGTGCATGCCAGCGTTTCGGATGTCGCCGGCAACCCGGCCGCCGCCGACCACAGCCTCGCGGTCGACGAGAGCGCGGCCATCACCATCAACACCATCGCGCTCGACGACGTCGTCAACGCCCTGGAGTCGCAATCCGCCCTGACCATCAGCGGCGCCACCACCGGCGTCGAGGCCGGCCAGACCGTCACCGTCAGCCTCAACGGCCACGACTACACCGGCACCGTTGCCGCCGATCACACCTGGTCGACCTCGGTCGCGCAGGCCGACGTCGCCGCGCTCAGCGACGGCGGCTCCTACACCGTGCATGCCAGCGTTTCGGATGTCGCCGGCAACCCGGCCGCCGCCGACCACAGCCTCGCGGTCGACGAGAGCGCGGCCATCACCATCAACACCATCGCGCTCGACGACGTCGTCAACGCCCTGGAGTCGCAATCCGCCCTGACCATCAGCGGCGCCACCACCGGCGTCGAGGCCGGCCAGACCGTCACCGTCAGCCTCAACGGCCACGACTACACCGGCACCGTTGCCGCCGATCACACCTGGTCGACCTCGGTCGCGCAGGCCGACGTCGCCGCGCTCAGCGACGGCGGCTCCTACACCGTGCATGCCAGCGTTTCGGATGTCGCCGGCAACCCGGCCGCCGCCGACCACAGCCTCGCGGTCGACGAGAGCGCGGCCATCACCATCAACACCATCGCGCTCGACGACGTCGTCAACGCCCTGGAGTCGCAATCCGCCCTGACCATCAGCGGCGCCACCACCGGCGTCGAGGCCGGCCAGACCGTCACCGTCAGCCTCAACGGCCACGACTACACCGGCACCGTTGCCGCCGATCACACCTGGTCGACCTCGGTCGCGCAGGCCGACGTCGCCGCGCTCAGCGACGGCGGCTCCTACACCGTGCATGCCAGCGTTTCGGATGTCGCCGGCAACCCGGCCGCCGCCGACCACAGCCTCGCGGTCGACGAGAGCGCGGCCATCACCATCAACACCATCGCGCTCGACGACGTCGTCAACGCCCTGGAGTCGCAATCCGCCCTGACCATCAGCGGCGCCACCACCGGCGTCGAGGCCGGCCAGACCGTCACCGTCAGCCTCAACGGCCACGACTACACCGGCACCGTTGCCGCCGATCACACCTGGTCGACCTCGGTCGCGCAGGCCGACGTCGCCGCGCTCAGCGACGGCGGCTCCTACACCGTGCATGCCAGCGTTTCGGATGTCGCCGGCAACCCGGCCGCCGCCGACCACAGCCTCGCGGTCGACGAGAGCGCGGCCATCACCATCAACACCATCGCGCTCGACGACGTCGTCAACGCCCTGGAGTCGCAATCCGCCCTGACCATCAGCGGCGCCACCACCGGCGTCGAGGCCGGCCAGACCGTCACCGTCAGCCTCAACGGCCACGACTACACCGGCACCGTTGCCGCCGATCACACCTGGTCGACCTCGGTCGCGCAGGCCGACGTCGCCGCGCTCAGCGACGGCGGCTCCTACACCGTGCATGCCAGCGTTTCGGATGTCGCCGGCAACCCGGCCGCCGCCGACCACAGCCTCGCGGTCGACGAGAGCGCGGCCATCACCATCAACACCATCGCGCTCGACGACGTCGTCAACGCCCTGGAGTCGCAATCCGCCCTGACCATCAGCGGCGCCACCACCGGCGTCGAGGCCGGCCAGACCGTCACCGTCAGCCTCAACGGCCACGACTACACCGGCACCGTTGCCGCCGATCACACCTGGTCGACCTCGGTCGCGCAGGCCGACGTCGCCGCGCTCAGCGACGGCGGCTCCTACACCGTGCATGCCAGCGTTTCGGATGTCGCCGGCAACCCGGCCGCCGCCGACCACAGCCTCGCGGTCGACGAGAGCGCGGCCATCACCATCAACACCATCGCGCTCGACGACGTCGTCAACGCCCTGGAGTCGCAATCCGCCCTGACCATCAGCGGCGCCACCACCGGCGTCGAGGCCGGCCAGACCGTCACCGTCAGCCTCAACGGCCACGACTACACCGGCACCGTTGCCGCCGATCACACCTGGTCGACCTCGGTCGCGCAGGCCGACGTCGCCGCGCTCAGCGACGGCGGCTCCTACACCGTGCATGCCAGCGTTTCGGATGTCGCCGGCAACCCGGCCGCCGCCGACCACAGCCTCGCGGTCGACGAGAGCGCGGCCATCACCATCAACACCATCGCGCTCGACGACGTCGTCAACGCCCTGGAGTCGCAATCCGCCCTGACCATCAGCGGCGCCACCACCGGCGTCGAGGCCGGCCAGACCGTCACCGTCAGCCTCAACGGCCACGACTACACCGGCACCGTTGCCGCCGATCACACCTGGTCGACCTCGGTCGCGCAGGCCGACGTCGCCGCGCTCAGCGACGGCGGCTCCTACACCGTGCATGCCAGCGTTTCGGATGTCGCCGGCAACCCGGCCGCCGCCGACCACAGCCTCGCGGTCGACGAGAGCGCGGCCATCACCATCAACACCATCGCGCTCGACGACGTCGTCAACGCCCTGGAGTCGCAATCCGCCCTGACCATCAGCGGCGCCACCACCGGCGTCGAGGCCGGCCAGACCGTCACCGTCAGCCTCAACGGCCACGACTACACCGGCACCGTTGCCGCCGATCACACCTGGTCGACCTCGGTCGCGCAGGCCGACGTCGCCGCGCTCAGCGACGGCGGCTCCTACACCGTGCATGCCAGCGTTTCGGATGTCGCCGGCAACCCGGCCGCCGCCGACCACAGCCTCGCGGTCGACGAGAGCGCGGCCATCACCATCAACACCATCGCGCTCGACGACGTCGTCAACGCCCTGGAGTCGCAATCCGCCCTGACCATCAGCGGCGCCACCACCGGCGTCGAGGCCGGCCAGACCGTCACCGTCAGCCTCAACGGCCACGACTACACCGGCACCGTTGCCGCCGATCACACCTGGTCGACCTCGGTCGCGCAGGCCGACGTCGCCGCGCTCAGCGACGGCGGCTCCTACACCGTGCATGCCAGCGTTTCGGATGTCGCCGGCAACCCGGCCGCCGCCGACCACAGCCTCGCGGTCGACGAGAGCGCGGCCATCACCATCAACACCATCGCGCTCGACGACGTCGTCAACGCCCTGGAGTCGCAATCCGCCCTGACCATCAGCGGCGCCACCACCGGCGTCGAGGCCGGCCAGACCGTCACCGTCAGCCTCAACGGCCACGACTACACCGGCACCGTTGCCGCCGATCACACCTGGTCGACCTCGGTCGCGCAGGCCGACGTCGCCGCGCTCAGCGACGGCGGCTCCTACACCGTGCATGCCAGCGTTTCGGATGTCGCCGGCAACCCGGCCGCCGCCGACCACAGCCTCGCGGTCGACGAGAGCGCGGCCATCACCATCAACACCATCGCGCTCGACGACGTCGTCAACGCCCTGGAGTCGCAATCCGCCCTGACCATCAGCGGCGCCACCACCGGCGTCGAGGCCGGCCAGACCGTCACCGTCAGCCTCAACGGCCACGACTACACCGGCACCGTTGCCGCCGATCACACCTGGTCGACCTCGGTCGCGCAGGCCGACGTCGCCGCGCTCAGCGACGGCGGCTCCTACACCGTGCATGCCAGCGTTTCGGATGTCGCCGGCAACCCGGCCGCCGCCGACCACAGCCTCGCGGTCGACGAGAGCGCGGCCATCACCATCAACACCATCGCGCTCGACGACGTCGTCAACGCCCTGGAGTCGCAATCCGCCCTGACCATCAGCGGCGCCACCACCGGCGTCGAGGCCGGCCAGACCGTCACCGTCAGCCTCAACGGCCACGACTACACCGGCACCGTTGCCGCCGATCACACCTGGTCGACCTCGGTCGCGCAGGCCGACGTCGCCGCGCTCAGCGACGGCGGCTCCTACACCGTGCATGCCAGCGTTTCGGATGTCGCCGGCAACCCGGCCGCCGCCGACCACAGCCTCGCGGTCGACGAGAGCGCGGCCATCACCATCAACACCATCGCGCTCGACGACGTCGTCAACGCCCTGGAGTCGCAATCCGCCCTGACCATCAGCGGCGCCACCACCGGCGTCGAGGCCGGCCAGACCGTCACCGTCAGCCTCAACGGCCACGACTACACCGGCACCGTTGCCGCCGATCACACCTGGTCGACCTCGGTCGCGCAGGCCGACGTCGCCGCGCTCAGCGACGGCGGCTCCTACACCGTGCATGCCAGCGTTTCGGATGTCGCCGGCAACCCGGCCGCCGCCGACCACAGCCTCGCGGTCGACGAGAGCGCGGCCATCACCATCAACACCATCGCGCTCGACGACGTCGTCAACGCCCTGGAGTCGCAATCCGCCCTGACCATCAGCGGCGCCACCACCGGCGTCGAGGCCGGCCAGACCGTCACCGTCAGCCTCAACGGCCACGACTACACCGGCACCGTTGCCGCCGATCACACCTGGTCGACCTCGGTCGCGCAGGCCGACGTCGCCGCGCTCAGCGACGGCGGCTCCTACACCGTGCATGCCAGCGTTTCGGATGTCGCCGGCAACCCGGCCGCCGCCGACCACAGCCTCGCGGTCGACGAGAGCGCGGCCATCACCATCAACACCATCGCGCTCGACGACGTCGTCAACGCCCTGGAGTCGCAATCCGCCCTGACCATCAGCGGCGCCACCACCGGCGTCGAGGCCGGCCAGACCGTCACCGTCAGCCTCAACGGCCACGACTACACCGGCACCGTTGCCGCCGATCACACCTGGTCGACCTCGGTCGCGCAGGCCGACGTCGCCGCGCTCAGCGACGGCGGCTCCTACACCGTGCATGCCAGCGTTTCGGATGTCGCCGGCAACCCGGCCGCCGCCGACCACAGCCTCGCGGTCGACGAGAGCGCGGCCATCACCATCAACACCATCGCGCTCGACGACGTCGTCAACGCCCTGGAGTCGCAATCCGCCCTGACCATCAGCGGCGCCACCACCGGCGTCGAGGCCGGCCAGACCGTCACCGTCAGCCTCAACGGCCACGACTACACCGGCACCGTTGCCGCCGATCACACCTGGTCGACCTCGGTCGCGCAGGCCGACGTCGCCGCGCTCAGCGACGGCGGCTCCTACACCGTGCATGCCAGCGTTTCGGATGTCGCCGGCAACCCGGCCGCCGCCGACCACAGCCTCGCGGTCGACGAGAGCGCGGCCATCACCATCAACACCATCGCGCTCGACGACGTCGTCAACGCCCTGGAGTCGCAATCCGCCCTGACCATCAGCGGCGCCACCACCGGCGTCGAGGCCGGCCAGACCGTCACCGTCAGCCTCAACGGCCACGACTACACCGGCACCGTTGCCGCCGATCACACCTGGTCGACCTCGGTCGCGCAGGCCGACGTCGCCGCGCTCAGCGACGGCGGCTCCTACACCGTGCATGCCAGCGTTTCGGATGTCGCCGGCAACCCGGCCGCCGCCGACCACAGCCTCGCGGTCGACGAGAGCGCGGCCATCACCATCAACACCATCGCGCTCGACGACGTCGTCAACGCCCTGGAGTCGCAATCCGCCCTGACCATCAGCGGCGCCACCACCGGCGTCGAGGCCGGCCAGACCGTCACCGTCAGCCTCAACGGCCACGACTACACCGGCACCGTTGCCGCCGATCACACCTGGTCGACCTCGGTCGCGCAGGCCGACGTCGCCGCGCTCAGCGACGGCGGCTCCTACACCGTGCATGCCAGCGTTTCGGATGTCGCCGGCAACCCGGCCGCCGCCGACCACAGCCTCGCGGTCGACGAGAGCGCGGCCATCACCATCAACACCATCGCGCTCGACGACGTCGTCAACGCCCTGGAGTCGCAATCCGCCCTGACCATCAGCGGCGCCACCACCGGCGTCGAGGCCGGCCAGACCGTCACCGTCAGCCTCAACGGCCACGACTACACCGGCACCGTTGCCGCCGATCACACCTGGTCGACCTCGGTCGCGCAGGCCGACGTCGCCGCGCTCAGCGACGGCGGCTCCTACACCGTGCATGCCAGCGTTTCGGATGTCGCCGGCAACCCGGCCGCCGCCGACCACAGCCTCGCGGTCGACGAGAGCGCGGCCACGCTTGCGGTCACCGCGATTGCGCCGGACAACGGCACCAGCGGCAGCGACTTCATCACCAACACCACGACGGTGTCGGTCAGCGGCACCATCGACGTCGCGGATGCGAGCCGCAGCGTCACGGTGAAGGACGGCACGACCACGCTGGGGACGACCACGGCGGACGCGAGCGGCAACTGGACGCTGGCGGGCGTGACGCTGGCGCCGGGCAGCCACAGCCTGACGGCCTCGGCGACCGACGTTGCCGGCAATCTCGGCACCTCGACGGCGCAGTCGGTGACGATCGACACCACGGCACCGACGCTTGCGGTCACCGCGATTGCGCCGGACAACGGCACCAGCGGCAGCGACTTCATCACCAACACCACGACGGTGTCGGTCAGCGGCACCATCGACGTCGCGGATGCGAGCCGCAGCGTCACGGTGAAGGACGGCACGACCACGCTGGGAACGACCACGGCGGACGCGAGCGGCAACTGGACGCTGGCGGGCGTGACGCTGGCGCCGGGCAGCCACAGCCTGACGGCCTCGGCGACCGACGTTGCCGGCAATCTCGGCACCTCGACGGCGCAGTCGGTGACGATCGACACCACGGCACCGACGCTTGCGGTCACCGCGATTGCGCCGGACAACGGCACCAGCGGCAGCGACTTCATCACCAACACCACGACGGTGTCGGTCAGCGGCACCATCGACGTCGCGGATGCGAGCCGCAGCGTCACGGTGAAGGACGGCACGACCACGCTGGGGACGACCACGGCGGACGCGAGCGGCAACTGGACGCTGGCGGGCGTGACGCTGGCGCCGGGCAGCCACAGCCTGACGGCCTCGGCGACCGACGTTGCCGGCAATCTCGGTACCTCGACGGCGCAGTCGGTGACGATCGACACCACGGCACCGACGCTTGCGGTCACCGCGATTGCGCCGGACAACGGCACCAGCGGCAGCGACTTCATCACCAACACCACGACGGTGTCGGTCAGCGGCACCATCGACGTCGCGGATGCGAGCCGCAGCGTCACGGTGAAGGACGGCACGACCACGCTGGGGACGACCACGGCGGACGCGAGCGGCAACTGGACGCTGGCGGGCGTGACGCTGGCGCCGGGCAGCCACAGCCTGACGGCCTCGGCGACCGACGTTGCCGGCAATCTCGGCACCTCGACGGCGCAGTCGGTGACGATCGACACCACGGCACCGACGCTTGCGGTCACCGCGATTGCGCCGGACAACGGCACCAGCGGCAGCGACTTCATCACCAACACCACGACGGTGTCGGTCAGCGGCACCATCGACGTCGCGGATGCGAGCCGCAGCGTCACGGTGAAGGACGGCACGACCACGCTGGGAACGACCACGGCGGACGCGAGCGGCAACTGGACGCTGGCGGGCGTGACGCTGGCGCCGGGCAGCCACAGCCTGACGGCCTCGGCGACCGACGTTGCCGGCAATCTCGGCACCTCGACGGCGCAGTCGGTGACGATCGACACCACGGCACCGACGCTTGCGGTCACCGCGATTGCGCCGGACAACGGCACCAGCGGCAGCGACTTCATCACCAACACCACGACGGTGTCGGTCAGCGGCACCATCGACGTCGCGGATGCGAGCCGCAGCGTCACGGTGAAGGACGGCATGACCACGCTGGGGACGACCACGGCGGACGCGAGCGGCAACTGGACGCTGGCGGGCGTGACGCTGGCGCCGGGCAGCCACAGCCTGACGGCCTCGGCGACCGACGTTGCCGGCAATCTCGGCACCTCGACGGCGCAGTCGGTGACGATCGACACCACGGCACCGAGCAGTTTGGCGACCAAGACTTTGAGTCTTGCCGCCGGCAGCGACTCCGGTAGCAGCAGCAGTGACAATATTACCAACGTCAATACGCCAAGCGTAACGGTGAGCAGCTTGGCTGGAACGGCGATGGCGGTGGGCGACATTATCAAAATCATCGACACCAGCAATGGCAACGCAGTGGTGGGTAGCTACACGGTCGTTTCTGGTGATTTGACCGGTGGCACCTGGAATGGAACGACCAAGAACATCACCACCAGTACCCTGACGGATGGCGCTCATAACCTGAAAGTGGAGTTGGTGGATTTGGCCGGCAACGTGGGTACGGTCAGCACCGCCGCGCTGGGCGTGACGATCGACACCAGCGCGGGGGCACCGTCGGCGCTTGACCTTGCGGCCGCCGACGATACCGGGTCGAGCAACACCGACAATATCACCAAGAACACGTCTGCCCTAACCATCAGCGGTTCGGGAGAGAACGGGGCGACGGTGACGCTGTTCGACGACGCCAACAACAACGGCGTGGTCAATGCAGGCGAGAGCCTGGGCACAGCAACGGTATCCGGAGGCACGTTCACCCTGGACGTTTCCCTGGCGGCTAGTGCCACCCATAATATCCGGGCGATCCAGACCGACGTTGCGGGTAATGTGAGCATCGCCTCGACCAGCCACGCGCTGGACATCACGGTCGACACTACGGCGCCGAATGCGCCTTCGAGTTTGAGCTACAACCAGACGACACATACGATTACGGGATCCGCAGAAGCGAACTCTACGATCACTGTTACGGTGCAGGGTACCAATGAAGGTACCGGAACAACTGGCACTGGCGGCACTTTCTCGGTTCCGCTTGCCCCGACTTGGCCCGGGACTAAGTCAATTTCTGTTACCGCTACTGACGCGGCTGGGAACACGAGCTCGGCTGGCGCAATATCGTCGCAGTATCCAGCCGGTGTCACAGGATCTGAGATCAATCTCGCACTTGATAATCCGCACGACGGGATTGGCGAGTTTACTGTATCAATCCACGGTTTACCTTCAGGTTGGTCATTAGATGCCGGTAATCGCGTGGACGGAGACACTTGGACGCTAGTGTCCAACGATCTTTCGTCTCTGATGGTTATGCCGGACTCTGGATTTATCGGAGCGCTAGTGCTTCAGGTGCAGGAGACCTGGACATATCAAGACGGCACAGGAGGGTATGCTCTTATTTTAAACAATGTAGAGGCTTATGCCCCCGGCTCGCCTATCTTCGCCATCTCAGGTGACGATAACTTGACCGCCTCAAGCGGCCACGATCTGCTCGTCTTCTCACAACCGATCGGCAACGACGTGGTGCACAGCTTCGATGTATCCGCTGATACCCTCGATTTGATCGGGTACTCAGGCTTTACGACCTTCGTCGATCTCCAGGCCCACACTGCCGATGACGCCAGCGGCAACGCGGTCATCACGGTGACCGATGGCCAGACCATCACGCTCGAGGGCGTGCACGCAGCAGATCTTACATCGTCCAACTTCGAATTCGATGTCACGCCAACAACGGAAAATCCGGGCGCGATGACGATTGGCGACGGCGCAATGCTGCCACTGACCGGCGAAATCCATAATACCGGGACCATCTCGCTGCAGTCGACGGGAGATCAGACCACTTTGGAGCTGATCGAGCACGGCATCACACTCGACGGCGGTGGGCAGCTCGTGCTGTCCGACGATGCTGATAACTACGTGGTTGGATCGGTGTCGGACGTCACGTTTACCAACGTCGACAACACCATCTCGGGTGCCGGCCACCTCGGCGACGGCATGATGATCCTGGTGAACGAGGGCACCATCATTGCCAACGTGACCAATAGTCTCGAGATCGACACCGGTACCAACACCATCGTGAACTCCGGAACACTGGAGGCGACCGGCAGCGGCGGCCTGGTGATCGAGAGCGCGGTCGCCAACTCCGGCCTGCTCTGGGCCAACGGCGGCACTGTGACCGCGCAGGCTGAGGTCACCGGATCGGGCACCGCGGAGATCAGCGGGACTGGAACCATGGAGTTCGGAGCCGCTTCGAGCGCGAACGTCATCTTTGACGCGACCGCCACCGGTCACCTGATCCTGGATGATGCCTTCCATTTCACCGGAACGGTTGGTGGGCTTGCGGCCAACGACGATATCGATCTCAAGGGGTTCGCTTTCGGTGCAGGCACCACCGTGACTTTCGCCGAGAACCAGGCCGGGAGCGGCGGCACTTTGACGGTGTCGGATGGAGGTCACACGGCCAACATTGTCCTGCTCGGGCAGTACGATCCGACGGGCTTCAACGAAAAGGCAGACACCACCACGGGCACGGTGATCAGCTATGATCCGCACCACATCGCCTAG